The DNA window GTGGGCGGAGGGCGGATAGCCTCGACCCATGCCCGAGATGCCGACCAAGCTGGCCGAGATCGTCGACGAGTTCGCCGCCGCCCCGCGCGACGTCGTGCTGGAGATGCTGCTGGAGTTCGCCGACGTGATCCCGCCCCTGCCCGAGGGAGTCGACCGGGCCGAGCTGGAGCAGGTCCCCGAGTGCCAGACCGCGTTCTTCCTGCGCGCCGAGGTGAACGCGGACAAGACGGTGAGCACGGTCTTCGACTGCCCACCGGAGGCGCCGACCACCCGGGCGTTCGCCGGCATCCTCGCCGAAGGGCTGGCCGGCGCGAGCGCCGAGGAGGTGCTGTCCGTGCCCGACGACCTCTACCAGCGGATGGGCCTGGCCCAGGCGATCAGCCCCCTGCGGGTACGCGGCGGCACGGCCATCCTCGCCCGCCTCAAGCGCCAGGTCCGGGAACAGATCGCCTGACCTGCGGGTTGTCGCTGCACATGGAGATCGAGATCTACGCCGACGTCGCCTGCCCCTGGTGCTGGATCGGCAAGCGCCGCCTGGAGCAGGCCATCGAGTCGTACGACGGCAAGGTGACCATCACCTATCGGCCGTTCCAGCTCGACCCGGCGCCGGTGGCCGAGCCCAGGCCGCTGCTTGACGCGCTGGGCGACAAGTTCGGTGGCCGGGACAAGGCCGACCAGATGGCCGCCCACGTGTCCGAAATCGCTGTGGGCGCGGGTCTCGACCTGCGGTTCGACCGGGCGGTGGCAGCGAACACGTTCGACGCGCACCGACTGGCGCGGTTCGCCGCCGAGCGGGGTCGTGCCGCCGAGATGGTCGAGCGGCTCTACCGGGCGCACTTCTCCGACGGTCTCGACGTCGGCTCGATCGACGTGCTGGTCGCGCTCGCCGCCGAGGTCGGGCTGAACGGGGACGAGGCGCGCGGCTATCTGGCGTCGAACCTCGGCCGTCGCGAGGTGGCCGCCGAGCTGAGCGCCGCGCACCGGCTCGGCGTCTCCAGCGTGCCGACCTTCGTGCTGGCCGGGAAGTACGCGGTCACCGGCGCCCAGGAGCCGGAGACGCTGCTGGCGGCGCTGCGCGAGGTGGCTCAGCGGGAGGCGGCCGAGTGATGTTTCACGTGGAACAAGATCGATGCGGGTGAGACCCTAGGCCGGCCTGGCCAGCTCCTCCACCACCCTTGCCCCGGGCAGCGCGCCGAGCGCCGGCCCGGGCAGGGCGATCTTGCTGTGGCGTACGCCCGAGCCGATGATCACGTGCGGCGTGGCGATCACCCGCGAGTCGACCAGGATCGGCCACTCCTCGGGCAGCCCGATCGGGGTGATCCCGCCGTACTCCATGCCGGTCAGCTCCACCGCCTCGGCCATCGGCGCGAAGCTCGCCTTGCGGACGTCGAGCAGCTTGCGGACCACGCCGTTCACGTCGGCCCGGGTGGTGGCGAGCACGATGCAGGCGGCGTAGCGGGTCTCACCGCCGCGCTTGCCGGCGACCACCACGCAGTTGGCCGACTCCTCAAGCCCCACCTCGTACGCCGCGCAGAAGGCAGCGGTGTCGGCCAGTTCGGCGTCGATCGGGGCGACCAGCACCTCGTCGACGTCGACCGGCGCCTCGTCCGGCCATCGCTCCACGGCCGCGGCGACCGGCGGCGCCAACAGGTCGAGTCGCACCCGGGCCGGTTCGGTCTTCAACGTTCCCATCACTGGCCGATCCTCGCACCCGCGCGGCGGATCCGCTCACCACGTGGTTAAGCGGGGCCCGTTCCTATACCGGATGCGTTAACAGGGGGCCCCTCCTTACACCTCGGTCAGGTGGCGCCGTTGCGGCACCTCGGGGCGGTTCGCCTCGGCGTCCTGGATCCCGTGCCGGACGCCGACCCGGATCACGCCGTAGAGGAAGACGAAGCCGAAGACGTAGAGCACCACGGTGGCGACGAAGACCAGCATGGCGCTCACGCTAGGCCGACCCGGGACGCGACCGTCCCTCATCTTCGACCCGTTCCCCCGTACGTGTCCGCGAGGTGGTCCGCCCAGGTGCGGGTGCCGGTCGGTGTGGCGGTCGTGGTGAGGGCGCCGGCGCGCAACTCCCGGCCGAGCCGCCCCGGGATCCGGACCGGCACCAGCGGCCGGCGGGACCGGCGCGCCGTGAGCCAGGACCGGGCGGCCTCGTCGAAGCGGAGCACCTCGGGGCCGCCGAAGTCCTCCACCCGGTGCGAGGGGCCGGCGAGCAGCAGCACCGCCAGCCGGTCGGCCACCTCGCCGGGGTCGACCGGCTGGGCGAGCACGGCCGGGTCCCCGAGCACCGGACCCAACCGGCTCGCACCGGCCAGCAGCTCCGCGAGGAAGCCGGGGAACTGGGTCGCCCGCAGCACGCTCCAGGGCACCGCCCCGGCGGCCACCACCTGCTCGGCCGCGTGTTTGTGCCGGTAGTAGCCGAGCGGCACCCGGTCGACGCCGACGATCGAGACGTACACCAGGTGCCGCACCCCGGCGTGACCGGCGGCCACGGTCAGCCGGCGGGTGCCGAGCACGTCGATCTCGTGGGTGCGCCGGTTCGGCGACGAGGCCAGGTGCAGCACCGCGTCCATCCCGGCGACCGCCTCGGCCAACCCGGCGCCGGTGGCCAGGTCGGCGGTCACCCATTCGACGCCGTCGCCGGTCCCGGGCCGGCGGCTCACCGCCCGGAGATCGAACCCCTCGTCCCGCAGCCGCGGCACCGCCACCCGCCCGAGCCGTCCGGTCGCCCCGGTCACCAGCACCCGCATCGCCACATCCTCCCGCTCTTCCGCGGCGCGGCCCTCCCAGGGTGGCCGGCGTCCGGTCCGCGCCGGTCGAGTCCGGCCGACGTGAGACGGGATACCCGCAAGGATCGTGACCGGCCACCGGAGACGGGCGGCCGCGGACACGGGCAGCGCGATGGGCCAGGCGGGCCGCGCCGCGCTGCCGGCGCGCAGAAGGAAGACTTACTTTTGGACGGTATACCTCTCAGGCATATTTATGACCGAGAGGTATAGCGCGAAAAAGTGATGCCTTCTTCCTCCGGCATCACGCAGCGTGAACACACCCCGTCGGTGCCGCTCAACCGGCCGGTCGGGGTGCCACTCGACCGGCGAGCAGCAGGCCGAGCAGGCCGCAGCCGGCCGCGACCGCCAGCGTGGCCGCGTAACTCGCCGGGCCGGGCGACGAGCCGCTGGCCAGCAGCGCCCCGGTCAACGCCAGCACGGTGGCCGCCGCCAGCGAGTCGCCCAACTGCAACGCGGAGGAGTTCCGGCCCTGCTCGGCCGGGGCGGACAACTCCAGGGTGAGCACCGACAGCGAGGGGTAGAGCAGCCCCATG is part of the Micromonospora sp. WMMD980 genome and encodes:
- a CDS encoding NAD(P)H-binding protein → MRVLVTGATGRLGRVAVPRLRDEGFDLRAVSRRPGTGDGVEWVTADLATGAGLAEAVAGMDAVLHLASSPNRRTHEIDVLGTRRLTVAAGHAGVRHLVYVSIVGVDRVPLGYYRHKHAAEQVVAAGAVPWSVLRATQFPGFLAELLAGASRLGPVLGDPAVLAQPVDPGEVADRLAVLLLAGPSHRVEDFGGPEVLRFDEAARSWLTARRSRRPLVPVRIPGRLGRELRAGALTTTATPTGTRTWADHLADTYGGTGRR
- a CDS encoding SufE family protein, with product MPEMPTKLAEIVDEFAAAPRDVVLEMLLEFADVIPPLPEGVDRAELEQVPECQTAFFLRAEVNADKTVSTVFDCPPEAPTTRAFAGILAEGLAGASAEEVLSVPDDLYQRMGLAQAISPLRVRGGTAILARLKRQVREQIA
- a CDS encoding DsbA family oxidoreductase, with product MEIEIYADVACPWCWIGKRRLEQAIESYDGKVTITYRPFQLDPAPVAEPRPLLDALGDKFGGRDKADQMAAHVSEIAVGAGLDLRFDRAVAANTFDAHRLARFAAERGRAAEMVERLYRAHFSDGLDVGSIDVLVALAAEVGLNGDEARGYLASNLGRREVAAELSAAHRLGVSSVPTFVLAGKYAVTGAQEPETLLAALREVAQREAAE
- a CDS encoding YbaK/EbsC family protein; the encoded protein is MGTLKTEPARVRLDLLAPPVAAAVERWPDEAPVDVDEVLVAPIDAELADTAAFCAAYEVGLEESANCVVVAGKRGGETRYAACIVLATTRADVNGVVRKLLDVRKASFAPMAEAVELTGMEYGGITPIGLPEEWPILVDSRVIATPHVIIGSGVRHSKIALPGPALGALPGARVVEELARPA